In Glycine max cultivar Williams 82 chromosome 7, Glycine_max_v4.0, whole genome shotgun sequence, a single window of DNA contains:
- the LOC121175193 gene encoding uncharacterized protein codes for MGGISRRNEMPLQNIMEVEVFDCWGIDFMGPFPSSAGNEYILVAVDYVSKWVEATATSRNDAKTVVKFIKKNIFSRFGVPRILISDGGSHFCNTQLQKMASRKRVRTEDIPSSSNPSALTDAMEPDAQQAHSLIPMLQSLFRGQLMIVYN; via the exons ATGGGGGGAATTTCCCGGAGAAATGAGATGCCTCTGCAAAACATCATGGAAGTGGAAGTTTTTGATTGTTGGGGTATTGATTTCATGGGTCCATTCCCTTCATCCGCAGGGAATGAATATATTCTGGTGGCTGTTGATTATGTgtctaaatgggtggaagctaCGGCCACTTCAAGGAATGATGCGAAGACAGTGGTGAAATTTATCAAGAAGAACATTTTTTCTCGATTTGGGGTACCTCGAATATTGATCAGTGATGGTGGTTCACACTTCTGTAATACTCAGCTTCAAAAG ATGGCATCAAGAAAGAGAGTGAGAACTGAGGACATCCCTTCATCATCTAACCCATCTGCTTTGACAGATGCCATGGAACCAGATGCCCAACAAGCACATTCTTTAATTCCTATGTTGCAAAGCTTATTCAGGGGCCAGTTGATGATCGTATACAACTAG